The following are encoded together in the Cervus elaphus chromosome 23, mCerEla1.1, whole genome shotgun sequence genome:
- the LOC122681485 gene encoding immediate early response 3-interacting protein 1-like has product MAFTLYSLLQAALLWINAIAVLHEESFLKNIGWGTDQGIGGFGEEPGIKSQLMNLIRSVRTVMRVPLIIVNSIAIVLLLLFG; this is encoded by the coding sequence ATGGCCTTTACGTTGTACTCGCTGCTGCAGGCGGCCCTTCTCTGGATTAATGCCATCGCCGTGCTTCACGAGGAGAGCTTCCTCAAGAACATTGGCTGGGGAACAGACCAGGGAATTGGAGGATTCGGAGAAGAGCCAGGAATTAAATCTCAGCTAATGAACCTTATTCGATCTGTAAGAACCGTGATGAGAGTGCCATTGATAATAGTAAACTCAATTGCAATTGTATTACTTTTACTATTTGGGTGA